The following proteins are encoded in a genomic region of Pikeienuella piscinae:
- a CDS encoding acyl-CoA dehydrogenase family protein, whose amino-acid sequence MDFALSEERQMLTDTLGRFVREQYDIETRHKAAAMEGGFDPEMWARFAELGAIGALLPEEAGGFGGAGEDIMVVFEALGAGLVVEPFLATGVLGATPLIGAGKDEMLEDVIAGGLHLALAHTEPESRYEMSRIACKAKGGKITGRKSVVINGDTADRLIVSARCAGDEADEAGIGLYLVNPKDAGVTMRTFATVDGGHAAEFTFKNTPAEALGDPGGGYEALERTLGRGVLALCAESLGAMEVCKDLTLDYLKTRKQFGAPLGKFQALQHRMVEMVVAIEQARSLTILAAGLLEAPRVERERALSAAKNLVGRVGRLISEETIQLHGGIAMTWEYAAPHFAKRLVMIDHQLGDEDFHLARFMALEAA is encoded by the coding sequence ATGGATTTCGCGCTTTCCGAAGAACGCCAGATGCTGACCGACACGCTCGGCCGTTTCGTGCGTGAGCAATACGACATCGAAACCCGCCACAAGGCCGCCGCGATGGAGGGCGGGTTCGACCCCGAGATGTGGGCGCGCTTCGCCGAACTGGGCGCGATTGGCGCGCTGCTGCCAGAGGAGGCGGGCGGTTTCGGCGGCGCCGGCGAAGACATCATGGTGGTATTCGAGGCGCTCGGCGCCGGTCTTGTCGTCGAGCCCTTCCTCGCCACCGGCGTTCTCGGCGCGACGCCGCTGATTGGAGCCGGCAAGGACGAGATGCTGGAGGACGTGATCGCCGGCGGCCTTCACCTCGCCCTCGCCCATACCGAACCCGAGAGCCGCTACGAGATGAGCCGCATCGCCTGCAAGGCGAAGGGCGGCAAGATCACCGGCCGAAAATCCGTGGTCATCAACGGCGACACGGCCGACCGGCTGATCGTCTCCGCCCGATGTGCGGGGGACGAGGCGGACGAAGCCGGGATCGGGCTCTATCTGGTGAATCCGAAGGATGCGGGCGTGACGATGCGCACCTTCGCGACCGTCGATGGCGGCCATGCCGCCGAGTTCACCTTCAAGAACACCCCCGCCGAGGCGCTCGGCGATCCCGGGGGCGGTTACGAGGCGCTGGAGCGAACGCTCGGACGCGGCGTTCTCGCGCTCTGCGCCGAATCCCTCGGCGCGATGGAGGTCTGCAAGGACCTGACGCTGGACTATCTCAAGACGCGCAAGCAGTTCGGCGCCCCGCTCGGCAAGTTCCAGGCCCTCCAGCACCGGATGGTTGAAATGGTCGTCGCGATCGAGCAGGCGCGTTCGCTCACCATCCTCGCCGCAGGGTTGTTGGAGGCGCCGCGCGTGGAGCGTGAGCGCGCGCTTTCGGCGGCGAAGAACTTGGTCGGACGGGTCGGACGGCTGATTTCGGAGGAAACCATCCAGCTCCACGGCGGCATCGCCATGACCTGGGAATACGCCGCGCCGCATTTCGCCAAACGCCTGGTGATGATCGACCATCAACTCGGCGACGAGGACTTCCATCTCGCCCGGTTCATGGCGCTGGAGGCGGCGTGA
- a CDS encoding acyl-CoA dehydrogenase family protein, whose protein sequence is MDLNYTPEENAFRDEVRSYLEENLSPRLAGKVAGGKRLAKADLVEWHDLLNKKGWLAWHWPAEYGGTGWTPVQAHIFHEEIVFANAPRIIPFGVNMLAPVLIKFGTEEQKKTYLPKILTSEHWWCQGYSEPGSGSDLASLKTEAVREGDHYVVNGQKTWTTLGHIADHIFCLVRTQKGGKQQEGISFLLIPMDTPGVEVRPIITLDGEHEVNEVFLTNVKVPAENLVGEENKGWTLAKYLLTYERTGIAGAAYSRQAMEHLKDAAKRMKSNGKPLREDPYFAARMGKVEIDMLAMDIFNLRTVAAAEGGAAGGVESSMLKIRGTEVRQELTDLMRRAFGPHAMPFVPESFDEGWNEEPVGPEGAMGQASKYFNMRKVSIYGGSNEIQKNIISKMGLGL, encoded by the coding sequence ATGGATCTGAACTACACGCCCGAAGAGAACGCCTTTCGCGACGAAGTGCGGAGCTATCTCGAAGAAAACCTCTCCCCCCGGCTCGCCGGCAAGGTCGCGGGCGGCAAGCGCCTCGCGAAAGCCGATCTCGTCGAGTGGCACGACCTTCTGAACAAAAAGGGCTGGCTCGCCTGGCACTGGCCGGCGGAATATGGCGGAACGGGGTGGACGCCAGTGCAGGCGCACATCTTCCATGAGGAGATCGTCTTCGCCAACGCGCCGCGCATCATCCCTTTCGGGGTCAACATGCTCGCGCCTGTCCTAATCAAGTTCGGGACCGAGGAGCAGAAGAAGACATATCTGCCGAAGATCCTCACTTCCGAGCATTGGTGGTGCCAGGGCTACTCCGAACCCGGCTCCGGCTCCGACCTCGCGTCGCTCAAGACCGAGGCGGTGCGGGAGGGCGACCATTACGTCGTGAACGGTCAGAAGACCTGGACCACGCTCGGCCATATCGCCGATCATATCTTCTGTCTGGTGCGCACGCAGAAGGGCGGCAAACAGCAGGAGGGAATCTCCTTCCTCCTGATTCCGATGGACACGCCCGGCGTCGAAGTACGCCCGATCATCACGCTCGACGGCGAGCATGAGGTGAACGAGGTTTTCCTCACCAATGTGAAGGTGCCGGCCGAAAACCTCGTCGGCGAAGAGAACAAGGGCTGGACGCTCGCAAAATATCTTCTGACCTATGAGCGGACCGGGATCGCCGGCGCCGCCTATTCGCGCCAGGCGATGGAGCATCTGAAAGACGCGGCGAAGCGGATGAAATCGAACGGCAAACCGCTTCGGGAAGACCCGTATTTCGCCGCCCGCATGGGCAAGGTCGAGATCGATATGCTGGCGATGGACATCTTCAACCTTCGCACCGTCGCGGCGGCGGAAGGCGGCGCTGCGGGTGGTGTCGAGAGTTCCATGTTGAAGATCCGCGGCACTGAGGTGAGGCAGGAGCTGACCGATCTCATGCGTCGCGCCTTCGGGCCGCACGCCATGCCTTTCGTTCCGGAAAGCTTCGACGAGGGCTGGAACGAGGAGCCGGTCGGGCCGGAAGGCGCGATGGGGCAGGCTTCGAAATATTTCAACATGCGCAAGGTCTCGATCTACGGCGGCTCGAACGAGATCCAGAAGAACATCATCTCGAAAATGGGGCTCGGGCTTTAA
- a CDS encoding caspase family protein translates to MTVAAAAAAAVAAAVAVAAAAAVVVAAGDSASAAPERSREIEPMPRPRQNLKGAFVIAAVAAMAAAANTAEAQVIRASVTKELTRGLAGLDMTHKSDHAVRRYAIVIGNQDYANVEDLTNAVSDAKIVASFLRDNDFIVFDEYDVDKRRFERLLRRVLLELDENSEVLFYFAGHGIQIGRRNYLLPTDVTLAVAHDVPFETVTLDQILALLASRSRLQLVILDSCRDNPFANLRLSTGLDAALFETGAGFATMSAPINTLLSFSTSPGALAVDGEAGGNSPFTAALVDRARESPTESITRILEDVRRRVYEATGGRQVPWESSTLVEPFVFRVAAAPEEKIVVAEAPVPAAPPTELSLTAPLDREVSIGRLISEAFTPPPGAVIRVSEPPRAGALVFASADSDALASTSTGDDLSTLSYDVTLDERNAAIGGAGAFDSSDTFEISVASQGAVTPIRVTLKTEADSCDEEAGDWLDPGGVGLARYPNEIEPEAALAACEAAVERAPETGRFHYHLGRALLALRRYDEAGAAFEAARELGHVRAWYALGQLKASAEIATGGGADIRNSDDVLAYYAAGVEQGDAYAMHALGKQLLRYGKDEAEREEGFDLLGRAIEIGHTFAMNELGYYFLDRESDHYQPERAMGYLRASAARDDIYGYNNLGLVSANGLDGAEPDFDAAYEWYLKAAEGGHPNAPVNVGRMFFRGEIGDGPNLTEAIRWYDVGLERGDGWGGANAAWIILNRDVAGFDAVDAAIRAAKAAALRDEGAASEAKLLLDTLGKRELTMAAQRMLNDLGAGLEADGLYGAQTRDAIVGLAGVAGAESDLATPASRLMTVARLYWLSNPFRVDLY, encoded by the coding sequence GTGACGGTAGCGGCGGCGGCGGCGGCGGCGGTGGCGGCGGCGGTGGCGGTGGCGGCGGCGGCGGCGGTGGTGGTGGCGGCTGGTGATTCGGCCAGCGCCGCGCCCGAACGATCAAGGGAGATCGAACCCATGCCGAGGCCCCGTCAGAATCTGAAAGGCGCATTTGTCATCGCCGCGGTCGCCGCCATGGCCGCGGCGGCGAACACGGCGGAGGCGCAGGTGATCCGCGCGAGCGTTACGAAGGAGTTGACGCGCGGTCTCGCCGGTCTCGACATGACCCACAAGTCCGATCACGCAGTGCGCCGCTACGCCATTGTGATCGGCAATCAGGACTACGCGAATGTCGAGGACCTGACCAACGCCGTAAGCGATGCGAAGATCGTCGCCAGCTTTCTGCGTGACAACGACTTCATCGTCTTCGACGAATACGATGTGGACAAGCGGCGCTTCGAGCGGCTGCTGCGTCGCGTGCTCCTTGAACTCGACGAAAACTCCGAGGTGCTGTTCTATTTCGCGGGGCACGGCATCCAGATCGGCCGACGGAATTACCTCCTGCCGACAGATGTGACGCTGGCGGTTGCGCATGACGTGCCGTTCGAGACGGTGACGCTGGATCAGATCCTTGCGCTTCTCGCTTCGCGTTCGCGGCTGCAACTGGTGATCCTCGACAGTTGTCGCGACAATCCGTTCGCGAACCTGAGGCTGTCGACCGGGCTCGACGCCGCGCTTTTCGAGACCGGCGCCGGCTTTGCGACGATGTCCGCCCCGATCAACACTCTACTCTCGTTCTCGACCTCGCCCGGCGCTCTGGCGGTGGATGGCGAGGCGGGCGGCAACAGCCCGTTCACCGCCGCGCTCGTCGACCGTGCGCGCGAGAGCCCGACGGAAAGCATCACCCGCATCCTCGAAGACGTGCGCCGCCGCGTCTATGAAGCGACGGGTGGACGGCAAGTGCCCTGGGAAAGCTCGACGCTGGTCGAGCCCTTCGTTTTTCGCGTGGCGGCCGCCCCCGAAGAAAAGATCGTCGTCGCGGAGGCGCCGGTTCCGGCCGCGCCGCCGACCGAACTGTCGCTCACTGCGCCGCTCGACCGCGAAGTTAGTATCGGGCGCCTGATATCCGAAGCCTTCACGCCGCCGCCCGGCGCGGTGATCCGGGTCTCCGAGCCGCCGCGCGCCGGCGCGCTGGTGTTCGCGTCGGCTGATTCCGACGCCTTGGCCAGCACGAGCACGGGCGATGATCTTTCGACCCTTTCCTATGACGTCACGCTCGACGAACGGAACGCCGCCATTGGCGGCGCCGGCGCCTTCGACAGCAGCGACACGTTCGAAATCTCCGTCGCGTCCCAGGGCGCCGTCACCCCGATTCGCGTCACTCTGAAGACCGAGGCCGACTCCTGTGACGAGGAGGCCGGAGACTGGCTCGATCCGGGCGGCGTCGGCCTCGCGCGGTATCCGAACGAGATCGAGCCCGAGGCTGCGCTCGCGGCCTGCGAGGCGGCTGTGGAGCGGGCGCCCGAGACTGGGCGCTTCCACTATCATCTGGGGCGGGCGCTGCTGGCGCTCCGCCGCTATGACGAGGCCGGGGCGGCGTTCGAGGCGGCGCGCGAACTCGGCCACGTCCGGGCCTGGTACGCGCTCGGTCAGCTTAAGGCCTCGGCCGAGATCGCCACCGGCGGTGGCGCCGATATCCGCAATTCGGACGATGTGCTCGCCTATTACGCCGCCGGTGTGGAGCAGGGAGACGCCTACGCGATGCACGCGCTCGGTAAGCAGTTGCTGAGATACGGAAAGGACGAAGCCGAGCGTGAGGAGGGGTTCGATCTCCTCGGCCGGGCGATCGAGATCGGGCATACCTTCGCGATGAACGAGCTGGGCTATTATTTCCTCGATCGTGAGAGCGATCACTACCAGCCGGAGCGCGCGATGGGGTATCTGCGCGCCTCCGCGGCGCGGGACGATATCTACGGCTACAACAATCTCGGGCTGGTCAGCGCCAACGGGCTCGACGGCGCGGAGCCGGATTTCGACGCGGCCTATGAATGGTATCTGAAGGCGGCGGAGGGCGGACACCCAAACGCCCCGGTCAATGTCGGCCGGATGTTTTTTCGCGGAGAAATCGGCGATGGGCCGAACCTGACCGAGGCGATTCGCTGGTATGACGTGGGGCTGGAGCGTGGAGACGGCTGGGGCGGCGCCAACGCGGCCTGGATCATCCTCAATCGTGATGTCGCGGGTTTCGACGCAGTCGACGCCGCGATCCGGGCCGCCAAGGCGGCGGCGCTGAGAGATGAAGGCGCGGCGTCGGAGGCGAAATTGCTCCTGGACACACTCGGCAAGCGTGAGCTGACGATGGCGGCGCAACGGATGCTCAACGATCTCGGCGCCGGGCTGGAGGCGGACGGACTTTATGGCGCACAGACCCGTGACGCTATCGTCGGGTTGGCCGGTGTGGCCGGCGCGGAGTCCGATCTGGCGACGCCGGCGTCGCGACTCATGACCGTGGCGCGGCTCTACTGGCTGTCGAATCCGTTCCGCGTCGACCTCTATTGA
- a CDS encoding DUF1203 domain-containing protein: MSAGTSIAFHALDPAIVAALRAGGPDAYGAPAERAISDGSGNPCRLCLSDIPRGAGMLIVAHRPFPAPQPYAETGPIFLCAECAPRQPSAAPPPVVATRKEFLLKGYTEEYRIRYGTGRITPVPQIRAYCQELLARGDVAFVDIRSATNNCFICRVRRA, translated from the coding sequence ATGAGCGCCGGAACCAGCATCGCCTTTCACGCGCTCGATCCCGCTATCGTCGCCGCGCTGCGCGCCGGTGGCCCCGACGCCTACGGCGCGCCGGCGGAACGCGCGATTTCCGACGGTTCGGGCAATCCCTGCCGGCTTTGTCTTTCCGATATCCCCAGGGGCGCCGGAATGCTGATCGTAGCGCACCGGCCGTTTCCTGCGCCCCAGCCCTATGCCGAAACCGGGCCGATCTTTCTTTGCGCCGAGTGCGCGCCGCGCCAGCCGAGCGCCGCGCCGCCGCCCGTGGTCGCCACGCGGAAGGAGTTTCTTCTGAAGGGGTACACGGAAGAATACAGGATCCGCTACGGAACCGGCAGAATCACCCCTGTTCCGCAGATTCGCGCCTATTGCCAAGAATTGCTGGCGCGCGGCGATGTCGCCTTCGTCGATATCCGGTCGGCGACAAACAACTGCTTTATCTGCCGGGTGCGGCGGGCCTGA
- a CDS encoding peptidoglycan-binding protein translates to MTFRRRPTRLLVGAAAAALAISLAGCAPPQQVAAPQQTAAVQTAAVQPAADLPLARIEVREAQTLLGRLGYGPSVADGIVGPSSRSAAAAYRADMGATASGDFNRDLLIMLRQSAKASGVATVAAPPPVAQGSVTPAAASAPTPVAAASTSPAPTQTSSSSSSRFARLGDGSGGGGGGGGGGGGGGGGGGGGGGGW, encoded by the coding sequence ATGACTTTTCGTAGACGACCCACCCGACTGCTGGTCGGCGCCGCCGCCGCAGCTCTCGCCATCTCTCTCGCCGGCTGCGCGCCGCCTCAACAGGTGGCCGCGCCTCAGCAGACCGCCGCCGTCCAGACCGCCGCCGTCCAGCCCGCCGCCGATCTGCCGCTCGCGCGGATCGAAGTGCGGGAGGCGCAGACGCTGCTCGGCCGCCTCGGCTATGGCCCATCGGTCGCAGACGGGATCGTCGGGCCGAGTTCACGTTCCGCCGCGGCCGCCTATCGCGCCGATATGGGCGCAACGGCGAGCGGGGATTTCAACCGCGACCTTCTGATCATGCTCCGTCAGTCGGCGAAGGCGAGCGGCGTCGCGACCGTCGCCGCGCCGCCGCCGGTCGCGCAGGGGAGCGTCACGCCGGCGGCGGCGTCCGCGCCGACCCCGGTTGCGGCCGCCTCGACCTCACCGGCGCCCACGCAAACCTCTTCGAGTTCCTCGTCGAGATTCGCGCGCTTGGGTGACGGTAGCGGCGGCGGCGGCGGCGGCGGTGGCGGCGGCGGTGGCGGTGGCGGCGGCGGCGGCGGTGGTGGTGGCGGCTGGTGA
- a CDS encoding VPLPA-CTERM sorting domain-containing protein, whose amino-acid sequence MSGQAFFRVADAAVVPLPAALPLLLTGLAGLGFVSRRRRAA is encoded by the coding sequence GTGTCGGGTCAGGCGTTCTTCCGGGTCGCCGACGCCGCGGTCGTGCCCTTGCCGGCCGCGCTGCCGCTGCTCCTCACCGGGCTTGCCGGCCTCGGCTTCGTGAGCCGGCGCCGTCGCGCCGCCTGA
- a CDS encoding adenylate/guanylate cyclase domain-containing protein: MRARPVVAVMLAAMALGGALGAYLPFTALDGAANDAAAATRQALFQPTGLSDAQVALVLLDERSVMSDRLSAMPRALMSPIWSAVAKTALAHGALGVGFDFILAFDSAAFRLGEEAPLARHDDGFLRLLRAEGRAGRLVIGRSGALTPARRFALMAGPKGVAHVDIDTDPDGVVRRVRDAFTTADGATAPTLTGALTGRAAGEEIPITPPGPLSDFPAVGVSALLDCVDAKGDAALDAFFGGRVVFVGGALPGEDRFRAADRFMDRGAPSAAGAPCALTPPEIVGPRGDLPGVYLHAAAVDARLSGWAPAPAGGLAAGLAAALAAGLAALAGMLTRPGSAAAAALGVGLVGFAGAAAAQEAGVLLPAIRPGLAALVGFGAGWAGRLFLLDRRAAALRASFARYLAPELIDRMLSQEKLPDLEGETREVAVMFADLSGFTALSEQVDGKTLTATVNKYLSIIAAEVERSGGYVDKFIGDAVMAIWNAPVALAGYERAAVLAAAAIRDRVAEAALDDRARGLPAFSVKIGLHSGSAVLGNVGSERRMNYTAVGDTVNIAARMEGLPSVFQTPIILGETCARAAEADFEMLEIASIQVKGRREPVRIFAPLPVGDAAGHEEYAAALAAYRAGAFDEAGMTWRALARDDWPGAPVAAVMAEFSATAATDPPGPDWSGAVVMRTK; the protein is encoded by the coding sequence GTGCGCGCGCGCCCGGTCGTCGCCGTCATGCTTGCGGCGATGGCCCTCGGCGGCGCCCTTGGCGCCTACCTGCCGTTCACCGCGCTCGACGGTGCGGCGAACGACGCCGCGGCGGCGACGCGGCAGGCGCTCTTTCAGCCGACAGGGCTAAGCGACGCGCAGGTCGCGCTGGTCCTTCTCGACGAGCGAAGCGTGATGAGCGACCGACTCTCCGCCATGCCCCGCGCGCTGATGTCGCCGATCTGGAGCGCCGTCGCGAAAACCGCGCTCGCCCACGGCGCCCTCGGGGTCGGGTTCGATTTCATCCTCGCCTTCGATTCCGCCGCGTTCCGGTTGGGCGAGGAAGCGCCGCTAGCGCGCCATGACGACGGTTTTCTCCGACTCCTGCGCGCCGAAGGCCGGGCGGGGCGGCTGGTGATCGGCCGAAGCGGCGCACTGACGCCGGCCCGGCGCTTCGCGCTGATGGCCGGGCCGAAAGGCGTCGCCCACGTCGATATCGACACCGATCCGGACGGCGTCGTCCGCCGGGTCCGCGATGCTTTCACCACCGCCGACGGCGCGACCGCGCCGACGCTCACCGGCGCGCTCACCGGGCGCGCGGCGGGTGAGGAGATCCCGATCACCCCGCCCGGGCCGCTGTCGGATTTTCCGGCCGTGGGCGTCTCCGCTCTCCTCGATTGCGTCGATGCAAAGGGCGATGCGGCGCTGGATGCGTTCTTTGGTGGCCGCGTCGTCTTCGTCGGCGGCGCTCTCCCGGGCGAGGACCGGTTTCGCGCCGCCGACCGATTCATGGATCGCGGCGCGCCATCGGCGGCCGGCGCCCCTTGCGCTCTCACCCCACCCGAGATCGTCGGTCCGCGCGGCGATCTTCCCGGCGTCTATCTTCACGCCGCCGCCGTCGATGCGCGGCTTTCGGGTTGGGCCCCAGCCCCGGCGGGCGGGCTCGCGGCGGGGCTTGCGGCGGCGCTCGCCGCGGGACTCGCCGCACTCGCAGGAATGCTGACCCGGCCCGGCAGCGCGGCCGCCGCGGCGCTCGGCGTCGGTCTGGTCGGCTTCGCCGGCGCCGCGGCGGCGCAGGAGGCGGGCGTTCTTCTCCCTGCGATCCGCCCTGGCCTCGCCGCGCTTGTCGGGTTCGGCGCCGGCTGGGCCGGGCGGCTTTTCCTGCTCGACCGGCGTGCGGCGGCGCTCCGCGCCAGTTTCGCGCGCTATCTGGCGCCGGAGTTGATCGACCGGATGCTGAGTCAGGAAAAGCTCCCGGATCTCGAAGGAGAAACGCGTGAGGTCGCGGTGATGTTCGCGGACCTTTCCGGTTTCACCGCGCTCTCGGAACAGGTCGACGGCAAGACGCTCACCGCCACCGTAAACAAGTATCTCTCGATCATCGCGGCGGAGGTCGAGCGCTCCGGCGGTTATGTCGACAAGTTCATTGGCGACGCGGTCATGGCGATCTGGAACGCGCCGGTCGCGCTGGCCGGATATGAGCGCGCTGCGGTTCTGGCCGCCGCCGCGATCCGCGACCGGGTCGCGGAGGCGGCGCTCGACGACCGGGCGCGGGGCCTTCCGGCTTTCTCGGTCAAGATCGGTCTCCATTCCGGCTCCGCGGTGCTCGGCAATGTCGGATCGGAGCGGCGGATGAACTACACCGCCGTCGGCGACACAGTGAACATCGCCGCGCGGATGGAGGGCCTCCCATCAGTCTTTCAAACCCCGATCATCCTTGGCGAGACCTGCGCCCGCGCCGCCGAAGCGGATTTCGAGATGCTGGAGATCGCGTCGATCCAGGTGAAAGGCAGGCGCGAGCCGGTTCGCATCTTCGCCCCTCTGCCGGTCGGCGACGCCGCGGGTCACGAGGAATACGCCGCCGCGCTCGCCGCCTATCGCGCCGGCGCATTCGACGAGGCCGGGATGACATGGCGCGCGCTGGCGCGCGACGACTGGCCCGGCGCGCCAGTCGCCGCGGTGATGGCTGAATTCTCCGCAACCGCAGCGACCGACCCGCCCGGCCCGGACTGGAGCGGCGCGGTTGTGATGCGAACGAAATGA
- a CDS encoding caspase family protein, producing MKMIPIAAALAFALPNAPATADIHAVVVGVDKYQRLNPLNGAANDARDLAGVLTALGAEVELLVDADATRRSVIQAFARQAGRAGPGDMFVFTYAGHGLQEPEAIAGDESDGMDETIVFAGFGRNGAPAGERLRDNEIGELLTLVSPEARALIVIDSCHSGTMTRAADPRGVGLVTRFGGIGRISDDPLPKPPDATKGLDLAGDNIVFVAAARDDEQIPEVEIEGQMRGAVSWTVARAFEGAEGFGGPSMTLGEFRSYVRAQARALAAARQTPSVSFRAAFLPDDAAIVPQSARAGPAPTPAPRDDGGDRPALVYALGGAATGDLGAGGTWATERAGADLVWDAPEGELIDNRGADLVAEAWDAADISAAVEKWRAVRRLTNWAARRHAGFRITPDDGRHRLGEMVGLEIARPLLEPEYLTIVNLASDGRVQFVFPDDANRALAADLIQPGEGFEKLGEVEVTHPVGADHVVAILSAERPVALHEWLEGGGGERNAEAFVTLLRAMAAQGDHRIGVTPIFTMR from the coding sequence ATGAAGATGATCCCGATCGCCGCCGCGCTCGCCTTCGCGCTCCCCAACGCGCCCGCGACAGCGGATATTCACGCCGTCGTGGTTGGCGTCGACAAGTATCAACGGCTGAACCCGTTAAACGGGGCGGCGAACGATGCGCGCGATCTCGCTGGCGTCCTGACCGCGCTCGGCGCCGAGGTCGAACTTCTGGTCGATGCCGACGCGACCCGTCGCTCGGTGATCCAGGCGTTTGCGAGACAGGCCGGGCGCGCGGGTCCGGGCGACATGTTCGTCTTTACTTACGCCGGTCACGGGTTGCAGGAGCCGGAAGCGATAGCGGGGGATGAATCTGACGGCATGGACGAGACCATCGTCTTTGCCGGGTTCGGCCGTAACGGCGCGCCGGCGGGTGAGCGGCTTCGCGACAACGAGATCGGCGAACTCCTTACGCTGGTCAGCCCGGAGGCGCGGGCGCTGATCGTGATCGACAGCTGCCACAGCGGCACGATGACCCGCGCCGCCGACCCGCGCGGCGTCGGCCTCGTCACCCGTTTCGGCGGCATCGGCCGGATTAGTGACGATCCGCTGCCGAAACCACCCGACGCGACCAAGGGACTTGATCTCGCAGGCGACAACATCGTCTTCGTCGCCGCCGCGCGCGATGACGAGCAGATCCCCGAGGTGGAGATCGAGGGCCAGATGCGCGGCGCTGTCAGCTGGACCGTGGCGCGCGCATTCGAGGGCGCGGAAGGGTTCGGGGGACCGTCGATGACGCTTGGCGAATTCCGCTCCTATGTCCGGGCGCAAGCGCGCGCGCTCGCCGCCGCGCGCCAGACCCCTTCGGTGAGTTTTCGCGCCGCCTTCCTTCCGGACGACGCGGCGATCGTGCCGCAATCGGCGCGTGCCGGGCCGGCGCCGACGCCGGCGCCGCGCGATGATGGCGGCGACCGTCCGGCGCTCGTCTATGCGCTCGGCGGCGCGGCGACGGGCGATCTCGGCGCTGGCGGCACTTGGGCGACGGAGCGGGCCGGGGCCGATCTGGTCTGGGATGCTCCCGAGGGCGAGTTGATCGACAATCGCGGCGCGGATCTGGTGGCTGAGGCCTGGGACGCCGCCGATATCAGCGCGGCGGTCGAGAAATGGCGGGCGGTTCGCCGCCTGACCAACTGGGCGGCGCGGCGCCACGCCGGATTTCGGATCACGCCGGACGACGGCCGCCACCGGCTGGGCGAGATGGTCGGACTCGAGATTGCGCGCCCGCTGCTGGAGCCGGAATACCTGACTATCGTCAATCTCGCCTCCGACGGACGGGTTCAGTTCGTCTTTCCGGACGACGCGAACCGGGCGCTGGCGGCGGATCTGATCCAGCCAGGCGAAGGCTTCGAGAAACTGGGCGAGGTCGAGGTCACCCATCCGGTCGGGGCCGATCACGTCGTCGCGATTCTCTCGGCGGAGCGGCCGGTCGCGCTGCATGAATGGCTCGAGGGCGGGGGCGGCGAACGGAACGCCGAGGCCTTCGTCACGCTTCTGCGCGCGATGGCGGCGCAGGGCGATCACCGGATCGGGGTGACGCCGATCTTCACCATGCGCTGA
- a CDS encoding oxepin-CoA hydrolase, alternative type: MSRVPTHREGRVLHIVNNAPEQRNAFGLDFYDGMIPAIESASSDDVGAVVISGAGGFFCAGGDVRRLAVAHKEPYAARRHGVDRLHEMIRAIRACPRPVIAAVEGGAVGAGASLAAACDLIVASKDAYFMLAYVKIGITPDGGATWSFARALPRQFATEMALTGGRVAAARLHQLGMVNRLADDPLAEALIWAGELAAGPPDAMTGIKRMIGAAEEAAFEAQLEMEADGIANALAGSEGIEGATAFVEKREARFHRK; encoded by the coding sequence GTGAGCCGGGTTCCCACCCATCGCGAAGGTCGCGTCCTTCATATCGTCAACAACGCGCCTGAGCAGCGCAACGCTTTCGGGCTGGATTTCTACGACGGCATGATCCCCGCCATCGAGAGCGCGTCGTCGGACGATGTCGGCGCCGTGGTGATTTCCGGTGCTGGCGGGTTCTTCTGCGCCGGCGGCGATGTTCGCCGGCTCGCCGTCGCACACAAGGAGCCATATGCGGCCCGGCGTCATGGCGTCGACCGCCTGCATGAGATGATCCGCGCAATCCGCGCCTGTCCGCGCCCGGTGATCGCCGCGGTCGAGGGCGGCGCGGTCGGCGCCGGGGCCTCGCTCGCCGCCGCCTGCGACCTGATCGTCGCAAGCAAGGACGCGTACTTCATGCTGGCCTATGTGAAGATTGGCATCACGCCGGATGGGGGCGCGACCTGGTCCTTCGCCCGCGCTCTTCCGCGCCAGTTCGCCACCGAGATGGCGCTGACCGGCGGACGCGTCGCAGCGGCGCGACTGCATCAGCTCGGCATGGTCAACCGGCTCGCCGACGACCCGCTGGCGGAAGCGCTGATCTGGGCGGGCGAACTGGCGGCGGGCCCGCCCGACGCGATGACGGGAATCAAACGGATGATCGGCGCCGCCGAGGAAGCCGCGTTCGAAGCGCAGCTGGAGATGGAGGCCGACGGCATCGCCAATGCGCTCGCCGGCTCCGAGGGAATCGAAGGCGCGACCGCTTTCGTCGAGAAACGCGAGGCGCGGTTTCATCGGAAGTAA